The genomic segment AATAGAGCAATTTGCTCTACCGGGTGCAGGCGAATGAACGGCTTTCACTTCATGAAAGCCGCAATGATCGCCTGCGGAACACTGCATAAAAAAATAAAAATGCTCTGTTCGCCACTTACGCTTCCGTGCAACGGGCCTGCACGGGAGCTTTTTTTCGGTAGTTCTCAGTTGTCAGTAATCAGTCCAGACCGAGTCATGTGAGAAAACACAACTCGTGATCATTTCAGGCATTTCAAAACTGATAACTGAAAACTGATGACTTGGAACAACTGTTCAGACTTTCATTTCTTACAGCGAGAACACCATGACAAGACGACTCATTTTAACGAAATACGCCCTTGGTTTGTTGACCGTGGTCGCACTCACCTGCAGTGCTCATGCCCAGGGACCGGTCATGCAAGGCCTGATCAATCAGGGCGGCTATTACAGCGGGTACGGTCAGGGCTACTACGGCGGATACGGCCAAGGGTACAACAGAGGGTACGGCCAGAATTACAATGGGTATTTCCCCAGTAACCACTCGTACTCCAGCTACGGATACGGCCCCTACGGGTACGGTTCCGGCGGCGCTTTACAGATCGCTCCCAATAACACCGGCTACGGCTATCGCTCGGGGTCATACTACAGCGGATACGGCTACCCCGGCACTTACCGCCAGCAGTACGCACCTGCTTACAATCCGTATGGATTTGGGGGGTACAACTACTAATGGGGAGGATGGCCGCCCATCGAGCGAGCGGTTTCGTCCTCGCGGTTCGCGCTCGCTGGGCCATTCGCTCAGCTACGGGCCCTGGCGCCCCGCCAGTTCGCTGATGTCATGGTAGCCGAACATGTCAATCTGATCGCCATGTTCGTGGAACAGCCGTCGTAACTCGGCAAGGCTGGCTCGTCGCAGTTGATCGTCGTCAGCGCGTTGAGCCGCCAGGGAGGCGACGGGATGGTTGTCGTCGGTCAATTCTGCTCTCAGGTAATACGCGTCGCCCACATGCAATAGCCAACGGTCGCCCTGCTGGACTGCGACTCCGCAGTGACCCAGCGTGTGACCAAACAACGGAATCAGCAGAACCTCGGTTGAGAAACCCAGCGCGACGGGCCGTGCCTGTAATCCAAACCAGATGTGCGGCGACGAACGGTATTTCTGCCAGCGTGGATGATGCTCAAACTGGCGAGGCACATAACGCCAGTGGCCGCGAGCGAGGTGATCGAATTCTTCCTGGGCGACATGCACCTGGGCATCGGGAAAGTCGGCGAGACCACCTGCGTGATCGGGATCGCAGTGCGTCAAAACGATGTGTCGCACTTGTGATGGCGAGAAACCCAGGCTCTCAATTCTTCGGACTGCGGTGTCAGCCTCGTTGAATTGAAAGCCCGCGAGGTCGATCAACTGCTGCCCCAGACGTTCGACCGGGTTCCGAACATCCAGCAGGCCGATGCCCGAATCAATCAGCGCCAACTCGCCGTTCTCTTCCAGCAACAGGCAGTGACAGACGACCGTCGGATAGCCGGGGACCAGGAGAGTTCCGCAATTGATGTGATGGATCGAGGTCATTCTTGATTCCTGTGTGTCGCCACAGTCACGGGGGGGGCATTGTCCGGTGAAGTTTCAGAATGGGTGCCATGCCCATGTCGCGTCAAGCAGAATGGGCATGCAAGCGTGAACCGGCATTCTTTCGCGAGAGTCCTTCAATGGGGAGCATTGCAGTGCCCCTCTTGCATTCGCAACGGAACCACGAAAAAGGCCGATTCGTCAACTGACAAACCCGTCATGCCACAGTTGCGGTGGGCTGCAACCGCGTTCGACCGCGTTGAGGACATGTCACGTTCCCCCCGCGTTCGCATGCTCATGCTGCTGCCGCGACATGAGCATGGCACCCGTCGTCGCGGTATCCGACCATGCCGCTCTGCCGGATGAGTGAGCGACTTTGCGAAACAAGGCGGTTTCGTCCTAACCATCCGCGCTCGCAGGACCATTCGCTCCTCTGCTGCCCCTGCCACCCGCCGCAGAAGGTCTATTGACCAACCAAACGGAAATCGGCACGCTTAATCGGGACGTCATTTCACGTCCAGTCGGGGGTCTGCGAATCTTCCTTAGCAACGAGGGACAACAAAACCTTCGATTGACTGTGTTGAGAAGTCCATAGCATGAGAACACTTTTCACGCTGAGCTTGCTTGTACTGGTGGCCTGCAAGGCCTCTCTGTCTCTCGGCGAAGATTCTCCCATTGTTGCCAAGGTGGTGCTGCAGTCACCGGCAAGTGCGATCGCGGAGGTGAACAAAGAACTCGCAGGCTATGCCCCCGCAGGGGAATACCGTTCCAGGCGAATGTTCTATTTGCGGTTCGAAGTCGACGAATCCTTTGACCTGGCAGGCGCCAAGTACCCGCCAGGCGTCACGCCCCCTATCTACTTGAAAGCCAAGGGGAACGCGCCCGGCGAGCCAGAGCTGAGTGTTGTCCTCTACGGCGCTGCAGCCAAGTCGATCAGGGAACGAGGCGGTGATCTGAAGACACAATTCAAATCACGCTTTGTGCAGGTTTCCGGGTTCATCAGCGTGCGTCCGACCGCCGCCTGGGGATCACGCCGTTCCTGTTACGTTTTCGTCGACCCTCTTGAACAGCTCCACGTAGAATCGTTGTGAGGAAGCGGCGGCGTCGAATGGCGCCCGGCCAGATGAGTGAGCAGCTTTGCGAAACATGGCGGTATCGTCCTAACCGTCCGCGATCGCAGGGCCATTCGCTTCACTACTGACCCTGCCACCCGCCGAGTACAAAAGAGAGAATCCTTAATGGCTCAGTACTTCACATGTGTTGTCAGCCAGAGACAGACCTCTATCACGAATCAGTTCGTGACATGCTTGATCGGCATCATCGCTTGGATTCCTCTAGCGGCGTTTGCTGATGAGATGGCAATCGAACGGCATGTCGACGAACTCCTTCGGGTCGTTTCGCCAGACGTCGGTTACAGTACCTGGTTTTCGGGATCGGGGTTTCTTCCTTATCCTGAGTCAGAACAACTCGGAACCTTCATCATCGGAGCCACGCAACGAAGTTCGTCTGATGCCCTTAAGAAAATTGTCGAGCAAGGGGCTGCATCCGTACCCGTGCTCCTGAAGCACATCGACGATCCTCGCAAAATCAATCTTCCGGAGATGACTGCCGGCGGGATTGTGTGGATGGCCTTTCCGGACGAATATGACTTCAATGAGGTGACAAGACCGCAGCCTCCGCGGGACGTCAATCGTGGTTCTTTTTTGGAAACGCCAGGTCAGCATCCCAACAGTCACTCACTGACAATCGGAGATCTCTGTTTTGTGGCCTTGGGGCAAATCGTCAATCGCAAATTCTCTGCGACTCGATACCAACCCACTGGGGGAATCATCGTGAATTCGCCCACTTATTCCGAACGCTTGCGCACAGCAATTATTGCTGACTGGGAGGGCCTGACAGTTGAGAAACACAAGCAATCCCTGATCGACGATTTTCGTCATCCTGACTATGCAAGTCGCCGCGAAGGAGCCTACTTACGACTCTCTTTTTATTATCCTAACACCGTGGAAGAGCTTGTCGTAGAAGAATTCTCCAAACCGACATATGACGCGGCAGTCGTTGCCGATTTCTGTCAAGACATGTTGTATAAGTCGAACAGTGCCAACGAACGCCAAAGCTTGTATGAGCAGTTTATAAAAGAGCATGGAGAAGTGTATGCCTCGGGTGTCGAAGACCAGTTGTTTGAGGATCTCTACTATCTGGAAGCAACCGAGGAGAAGCGGGTCAATCCGCCATTGACGGCGTTTTCAAATCAGCCTCGCGAGTTATTAATTCAACTGTTCCACAAGCCGACGACGATCAGAAGTGATCAGCGCCCATTTGTGCAAACCGCGGAACAGTTAGAGCGTTCCAACCTGATTCGGACGCTGATTCACGACGACAGCAAAAAGATAGGAGATCTGGTCAAGCAGCTGTATCTGAAATCGCCTGATGACGACTATGTCGCTCCGGATTGCCTTCGCTGTTTGGCGAATCGCGGATATGGAGAATTCCTGGTTGAACAGCTGGAGAAAATTGAGCTCTCGAATCACGAGACGAACTCGCTCCATTCCTCATACATCGATGCGGTATCCATCTCTCGCGATACTCTCGTCAGAGAAAAACTCTACCAGATAGCTCTGAACACAGTTAACGAAGACTACTTCATGTTCGCCCTGCCGGCATTTGAGCGCGATCAGGATGAGGTCGTTCTGCAAACCGCTCGCAAGCTGTTGGCAGGCCTGCCAGCGGAAACGGACCGTGGACTTGCCTTGTTGACAATGATCCGAGACCGCTTCCCAAAGGAAGCCAAAGATGTCTTTGTGTCGTTTCTTGAACCCAAAACGACAGGCCGAATTGAGACAATGTGTCGTGTTCTCTGGTACGGTCACCCCTTGGGTTCGGAAGTTCTATCCCCTTTCCTTGAGGACGAACGGGAACTTCACGGGTTTATCAAGCCGATACGCGTCAGAAATCGAGTTCGAGAGGCATTGCGAAATGGGGAATCGGAGAAATAAAGCAAGCAGGCCATGCCAGGCCAGCCCGAAGATGGATCGACTTGTCGTGCGTCTCACACAGGGTGAAATGCGTTCTTCCAAGCAAGTTCAAAGGAGCCATGATTTATGATCGATGCATGGAGTGCAAAGAAAAACCGTTCCATTTCGGCGTGGCTCTGGCGTGTGGTTGCGTTGTGCTTCGCATTTCAGGGTTTCGGTGTCCCTGTTGTCTCACTTGCAGACGACGTTCTCGACCCGCAATTGGTCTCTCTCTACAACGAGATGAAGGCCAACATCGACCACTTTTCTTCCTACAAGTGTCTGTTCCGATACGGGCAGTATTTGTCTGAATCAGTCGAGAAAGCGCGCCGCGACCCGATCCCGGACAATCTCCTCTTTCTGCAATCCTACGAACTTTACAACCAAGGCGAGGATTTTTGCATTAAGCCAGAAGGCGGTCTGGAGTATGCAAAAAAGAACGCTATCGGAAGTTTTCCGTACATCATGACTGCAAGCCGCGGCGGTGTCGTCATCGATTTTGATTCCGGAATGGGGAATTCCGTTATCAACACCAGATCCGTCTCGCACCCAAGAACGACATTTCACCCATTGAACTGTGCAGGATCGACAGACGGTAATTCCCCACTGAATCTTCTCACGCATCTCAGGGACGGCAATGCGGCAAGTCTGGTTGCGTCAGTCGAGGACGAAACGAAAGATGAGAAGGTCTGCAAGCGGCTGACGATGGAAGGGCAACTTGCACAGGTCAAGGTTCAGTTTTGGCTTGATCCCGAGCGAGGATTGCTCCCTGTCAAATGCGAGCAATGGAATCTTGAAACGAACAAGCATGACTACACGACATACGTCACAGACTTTTTTTCACATGACGGCCATTTTTACCCGAAAGAAGCACGAGAAATTTGTCTGGGTGAAAAGGTGCTTGTGTACTTCATGGTGGTAGATCTGTTCGATCCGACATACGTTCCAACCTAAGATGATTTGTCCTTGTCGCTTCCACGGGAAACACAGTATTGGGACGGAGTTGATCCGAATACCTCGAAAACGGTGTACAGGAACTCCAGAGAGCCTTGCATCACGATCGACCAGGCGGCAGTGAGCAGTCTCCGCGAAGGCATGCGCCGCCTTGCAGTTGAACGCGTCATGGACCGATTGAAATGGCCGAAATAGCGCCATGAATGCAACAAGACCATTGCTCCTGTTGTCGCAGATGTGATCACGCTGCCCCGCCGGATGAGCGAGCGGATACGTGAAACATGGCGGTTTCGTCGTAACCATCCGCGCTCGCAGGGCCATCCGCTCCACTACTGACCATGCCACCCGCCGCCATACCGCATTAAGGAGTAGTTCTGCTTTCAAGTGCCCCGGCAATGGTGTTGGCTGTCAATCCGAGAACACCGCAGACGACTCCGGCAAAACAGATATACACGGGAACCAGGCTTGGCCCATAGGTTTCTTGCGTAATGAAATTGTATCTCCAGTAAAAGGAGATCACCCCATTTACAAGAACGATGGCGGCAATCACCATCATGGCTGCCGCAACACGACGCAAGAGCGTCGCGGCTCGGTTATTTGTTGTTGCCATGGCCCCACCTCATCTTTAGTTGAGACGACCGTTCAGTGGTGCGCTCAAAACCCCCGGGCCTTCTTGATATCGCACATCGTCCGCAGGTCGTAGTCGATGCCGACGTAGTCCAGGACCGAGCACAGGGCGCGGACGGCGACGCCCATGCCGTCGGGGCCGCTGAAGCCGCCGAATTGGCCGCCCCCTTTCAGGTGCGGTTCAAGTTCCAGAAACGTGCCGGGCAGGCCGAACTTCTGCATCCGGGCGGTCGCGGCGGGGATGTGGTCGCGGAAGTCGCGGAGAATCAGTTCGTGACCTGAGTCGCCCACGTTGGCAGGCACGAAGTTCTTCAGACGTTCTTCATCGACGTAGCCCTTCCATTCGAGTGACGAGTCGATGGCGTAGTCTTTGATGTGGATCCAGCCGATATACGGCCGCATCGCTTCGTACTCCTTGAAGCACTGCACCGGGTCCATGTTCTGCGACGACAGGTTGCCGCCGTCGAAAATGACGACCAGGTTGTCGCGGTTCAGTTTTTTCGCCAGTTCCGCCAGCATCCGCCCGTTCTGACCAATGAGATTGGCTTCCACTTCGAGGCCGTAGACGATGCCATGCTTGGCGAACTCATCGGCGATTTTGCCGATCAACGGGACCGCCTGATCGACGTATTTCTCCGGGGCGTCTCCCTTGGGTTGGTAGAACGAGAACCCGCGAATGAGTTTTGCATCCAGGGCCTTGGCGGCGCGGATGGTGCTGGCGACTTCTCCCTGCATGTACTCGTCAAACGGGACGAACTTGTTGTGCGAGCCGTCTTCCTTGTCGAGCAGTTTGATTTTCCCCAGCCGCGAACCGATGCTGGTGACTGACATGCCGTACTCGGTCTGCAGGCTGGCGAGTTGGGCCAATTCCGCTTCATCGAGTTCGACGACGTGCTTCACCTTGCCGGCGCCGGTGACGTCCACAAAGCGGGGGCTGTAGTATTTGAGCCCCAGCGCGGCGAGGACCGCCAGCTGTTCGATGGCGGTTTTGCGATTGGCGGCTTCGTCGGCAAAGGCGCTCAGAAAAATCGTCGGATGGTGCGGCATGCTGCGGCTCGGATCGAGTGTGCGAGGGACGAGATTTTGTGTCCGATTGTGGGCAACGGCCCGCCGCCATGCAACGGTTCGGCTGGAATGTCAGGCCGGGATTGTGTACATCGGGGGACTGTGAACCTGTCGGACGGACGGGGGTCTGTACCCGAAATCGGGGACAATACAAAAACCCTCACCCCGGCCCTCTCCCTGCAAGGGCGAGGGAGCGATCAAACACCTGACTGTTCACTGATGACTGACAACTGACGACTTTTTACCCGAGGCTTCCATGTCGAATTCTGTGGTGCTCGCCTATAGCGGCGGGCTGGATACGTCGGTTCTGGTCGGCTGGCTGATGGACCAGGGTTATGACGTTCACTGCCTGTACGTCGACCTGGGACAGCCTGGCGAAGACCGCGAGGCGATGCTGAAGAAGGCACTCGACATCGGGGCGAAAACGGCCGTTGCGGTCGACGTGACCGAAGAACTCTGTCGCGACTTTGCGTTCCCCGTCCTGCAATGGCAGGCCCGTTACGAAAACATCTACCTGCTGGGAACGTCGATCGCCCGTCCGCTGATTGCCAAGGCCTGTTTGCAGCGTGCCCGTGAAGTCGGGGCGACCGCCTTTGTGCATGGGGCAACCGGCAAGGGGAACGACCAGTGCCGTTTCCAGTTGGCGGCGGAAGCCCTCGACCCGACGGTGAAGATCATCGCCCCGTGGCGGATGGAGTCTTTCCGCAAGCAGTTCCCCGGCCGCACCGAAATGCTGGCCTACTGCGAGCAGAAGAAAATTCCGGTCAAAGCGACGACCAAGAAGCCGTATTCGTCCGACGAAAACTGCCTGCACATCAGCTACGAGGCCGGCAAGCTCGAAGACCCGGCGGTCGACGGGATTCCGGTGATCGATTTCGGAATGACGGTCTCGCCTCAGGAAGCCCCGGACAAGGAAACTTCGGTCACCATCGGCTTCAAGTCCGGCGTGCCGGTCAGTCTGAACGGCAAAGAGGTCTCGGCTGCTCAAATGGTGCTGCAGCTCAATGACATTGCCGGCAAGAACGGCGTCGGCCGCATCGACATTGTCGAGAACCGGTTTGTGGGAATGAAGAGCCGCGGCGTGTACGAATCGCCAGGCATGACCTGTCTGTATGCCGCGCATCAGTCGCTCGAACAGTTGACGCTCGACCGCGATGCCGTGCATCTGCGCGATCGCATCAGTCCGGAAGTGGCCGAAATGGTCTACTACGGGTTCTGGTACTGCGCCAAGATGGACGCCCTGATGGCGTTCATCAATGAACTTCAGAAGCCGGTGACCGGAGAAGTGACGCTGGGCCTGTACAAGGGGAACGTCCGCGTCATGAGCCGCACGTCACCGCAGAGCCTGTACGACGAAGCGATTGCCTCGATGGAAGCCGGCGGGGACTACAACCAGACGGATGCCGAAGGCTTCCTGCGAATTCTGGGAGTTCCGCTGCGAGTCCAGGGCCGGGTCCGTCTCCGCGACTATTGAGTAGTGGGTTTCTAAATTGGCAAGCCGGGGGTGTGAACCTCCGGTTTCTTGAAACAGGGGATTGACATCCCCCGCTCGCCCCGCGGAAGCGACCGCTCAAAACGAAAACAGCCTGCTGACTTTGAGGTCAGCAGGCTGCGAATGTTCAGCAGAGTGTGAACAGCCGGTTCATTAGAACGGGCCAGCACATTCAGCAACCGGGCTGTCGCAAGCGATAGCGGTGCAGTTAGCATCGCACTCGTCGATAGCGTCATGGAAGGTCGAGCCGTAGGTGCCGCTCTTCAGGGCGCCAGAAGCCTTCTCAGCGGTGAAGCCAGTGTAGTAGAAAGACTGGTTCAGGGCACCGATGGCGTGAGCCACGTCGTTCAGTTCTTCGACCACAGCGTACTGGACCTGGCTCAGGCCGACGATCAGTCCGAGGACGAGGATGGTGGCAACGAGGACGAGTTCAGCGGAGACGATGAAACCAGCTTCATCATTGAGCAGTTGACGGATCATTGTAGAGTTCCCAAATTTTTTTTGTGATGGTGTTGGTAAGTAGTGCGTGTTCCCCGACCAGGTCTGATCCTCCCGGAAGGGTGCAGAAAGCCCGTCACACTGACTTGTGACCAGCGACCGGTCCGGCAGGAGTCAGCCTGCCATTCCCGTCTTGTCTCGCGACTCGCCATCGCACCGTGCGGCGAATCACCGACCCGTTTTTTGCGCGTCGCACTCGGGCGACCTTTGATGAGAAGGACTTAAGCAGGCAGTGTGCCGCGATGCATCATCCCGCGTTGCCAAAACGCCACAGCCAGGGAGTCGAGGCGTCGGAAAGCCTTATCCTCGCAGCCACTTAAGCCGTGTTTTTGAAAAGCAACACAGTGCAGCGCGATGATGCCGGCACACTGCGGCGAAAGAGAAACGCGCTCGGAGACCTGAACAGTTCGTTCAGCCGAGACATGCAGATTGACAACCAGCGTCAGCAGTGGCTCGTCCGCGTGTTCGGTTGAAGCCACTGGCACTGGGATGGAGCGGTTGACACGGACAGGTCGATGCACCTGTCGTACCGGTTGTAGCGATTTCGCGGCTTCTGCCTGTTGAGACGTCTGTGCCGGTTTTCGTAACTGGATCGTTCTGAACGATTTGCCGCGAACGGTGCGGCCAGGACTGCGGAGCTGAAGGCATGGAACGTCAAGCGGGTTCGTTTCAAAGGCTGAACATCCCGTCGGCAGGCGTGTCACGATCTGAACGCGCTCTCTATACTGCGGGCGAACATCGTCCCCCGAACTCCTCCTACGAGACAGAGATGAGCGAACGCTGGATTGCCGACCGGATGCGACATATCGACGCATCGGGAATTCGCAAGGTTTTCGACCTGGCGGCGAACATGACCAATCCGGTGAACCTGAGCATCGGTCAGCCGCACTTCGATACGCCTGAGCCGATCAAGGCGGCACTGCAAGAAGCGGTGAACAGCGGCCGCAATGCTTACAGCCAGACGCAGGGGATCAAACCGCTGCTGGAGATGATTCAGACGGATGTTGACCAGCAATATGGTCACGGCGACCGCAAGGTGTTCATCACCAGCGGCACGAGCGGGGGCCTGATGCTCACGCTGTCGACGCTGCTCAATCCCGGCGACGAGGTGATCGTCTTTGACCCGTACTTCGTGATGTACAAGCATCTGACGACGCTGGCCGGCGGAGTCATTCGGCCGATTTCCACTTATCCGGACTTCAAGATCCCGCTCGACAAGGTGCGAGCCGCCATCAATGATCGCACGAAGCTCATCATTCTAAACAGCCCCAGCAATCCGACGGGTCATGTCGCCAGTGAAGCGGAAGTGCGCGGGCTGGCGGAACTTGCCAGGGAGCATGACGTCGCTCTGCTGAGCGACGAGATCTATGGGGCCTTCTGCTTTGACGAAGCGTTCGTCAGCCCGGCGAAGTTCAACGATCAGATTATTGTCATCGATGGTTTCAGCAAGTCGCACTCGATGACGGGCTGGCGGATCGGCTGGTGTCACGGGCCGGAGCATGTCCTGCAGCAGATGATCAAGCTGCAGCAGTTCACATTCGTCTGCGCTCCGCATCCGGTCCAATGGGCCGCCTGCACGGCGTATCACTACGACATCACAGATCGGGTGGACGATTACCGCCGCAAACGCGACCTGTTGCGTAAGGAACTGGCCGACGATTTTGAAATCGATGGAGCCGAAGGGGCGTTCTATATGTTCCCGAAGGCTCCCTGGGGCACCGGAACCGAGTTCGTCAAAAAGGCGATCGAGAATCAGTTGTTGATTATTCCAGGAAACGTCTTCAGCAACTCGGACTCGCACTTCCGGATCTCGTATGCCGCGCCGGACGAAACGCTGCTGCGTGGAGCGGAGATTTTGCGGAAGGTGGCTCGATCCGGCGGAAAGTAACTCTCTCAAAATGAGACGGCGGCTTGATGGGCACTCGTGACCACGATCCGGCACTCGGGCGGCAGCCTGGAAGGGTTGCGGCGTGGGCCGGATTGCTGGTGATGGTTGCGATTGGCGGCGCGGGGTTGGCCGTCACAGGTCGGTTACAAGCGGTACCCGTCAATGACACTCCGAGTTATCAGGACTTCTCGTTTCAGACCTGGCAGGGCTCGCTGGACAGTATTCGCACGCCGCTCTTTCCGCTGCTACTCAAGACTGTAGAAGCGGCAACCGGCAGTCTGGCAGCGATGCCGACTGTCCACTTCTTGCTGTTTGCGGCGGCAGTTCTCGTGTTTCACGCGGGATTGCTGGCGAATGGTTGTTCGAGCGCCCGTAGTGCGGTTATCGCCGGGTCATTGCTGATCAGCAATATCTTGTGGGGGTATGTTTCGACGCTGGCAACGGACACTGTGGCCGCCGCAGCCGGCGTGGCGGTGCTGGGGGCGATTCTACTTGTGGCTGGGACCCGGCAACGCGGCTTCAGCAACTGGTGGCTTTGGCTGCTGTTGAGCATTTTGGTGACAGTCGGCTGGCTGCTGCGCCCTGCGAATTTATTTCTCGTGCCGCTAAC from the Planctomicrobium piriforme genome contains:
- a CDS encoding argininosuccinate synthase translates to MSNSVVLAYSGGLDTSVLVGWLMDQGYDVHCLYVDLGQPGEDREAMLKKALDIGAKTAVAVDVTEELCRDFAFPVLQWQARYENIYLLGTSIARPLIAKACLQRAREVGATAFVHGATGKGNDQCRFQLAAEALDPTVKIIAPWRMESFRKQFPGRTEMLAYCEQKKIPVKATTKKPYSSDENCLHISYEAGKLEDPAVDGIPVIDFGMTVSPQEAPDKETSVTIGFKSGVPVSLNGKEVSAAQMVLQLNDIAGKNGVGRIDIVENRFVGMKSRGVYESPGMTCLYAAHQSLEQLTLDRDAVHLRDRISPEVAEMVYYGFWYCAKMDALMAFINELQKPVTGEVTLGLYKGNVRVMSRTSPQSLYDEAIASMEAGGDYNQTDAEGFLRILGVPLRVQGRVRLRDY
- a CDS encoding MBL fold metallo-hydrolase is translated as MTSIHHINCGTLLVPGYPTVVCHCLLLEENGELALIDSGIGLLDVRNPVERLGQQLIDLAGFQFNEADTAVRRIESLGFSPSQVRHIVLTHCDPDHAGGLADFPDAQVHVAQEEFDHLARGHWRYVPRQFEHHPRWQKYRSSPHIWFGLQARPVALGFSTEVLLIPLFGHTLGHCGVAVQQGDRWLLHVGDAYYLRAELTDDNHPVASLAAQRADDDQLRRASLAELRRLFHEHGDQIDMFGYHDISELAGRQGP
- a CDS encoding pyridoxal phosphate-dependent aminotransferase, with the protein product MSERWIADRMRHIDASGIRKVFDLAANMTNPVNLSIGQPHFDTPEPIKAALQEAVNSGRNAYSQTQGIKPLLEMIQTDVDQQYGHGDRKVFITSGTSGGLMLTLSTLLNPGDEVIVFDPYFVMYKHLTTLAGGVIRPISTYPDFKIPLDKVRAAINDRTKLIILNSPSNPTGHVASEAEVRGLAELAREHDVALLSDEIYGAFCFDEAFVSPAKFNDQIIVIDGFSKSHSMTGWRIGWCHGPEHVLQQMIKLQQFTFVCAPHPVQWAACTAYHYDITDRVDDYRRKRDLLRKELADDFEIDGAEGAFYMFPKAPWGTGTEFVKKAIENQLLIIPGNVFSNSDSHFRISYAAPDETLLRGAEILRKVARSGGK
- a CDS encoding sugar phosphate isomerase/epimerase family protein, producing MPHHPTIFLSAFADEAANRKTAIEQLAVLAALGLKYYSPRFVDVTGAGKVKHVVELDEAELAQLASLQTEYGMSVTSIGSRLGKIKLLDKEDGSHNKFVPFDEYMQGEVASTIRAAKALDAKLIRGFSFYQPKGDAPEKYVDQAVPLIGKIADEFAKHGIVYGLEVEANLIGQNGRMLAELAKKLNRDNLVVIFDGGNLSSQNMDPVQCFKEYEAMRPYIGWIHIKDYAIDSSLEWKGYVDEERLKNFVPANVGDSGHELILRDFRDHIPAATARMQKFGLPGTFLELEPHLKGGGQFGGFSGPDGMGVAVRALCSVLDYVGIDYDLRTMCDIKKARGF